The Pseudomonas sp. TH06 genome has a window encoding:
- a CDS encoding MFS transporter: MSEDSLSTTARWALTSLALSMLMPSLDTSIANAGLPVLAAAFEATFQQAQWIVLAYLLAITTLIVSVGRLGDGFGRRRLLLIGIGIFTAASLACALAPGLAWLIGARAVQGVGAAIMFALTVALVADAVPKTRAGSAMGLLATMSATGTTLGPSLGGLLMAHAGWQSIFLLNVPLGLLNAWLVYRFLPADRTVRTGVAFDYLGSGVLVLTLAAYALAMTLEGFTLALLLLSLCGVSVFVIVEMRAKAPLIRLSLFADLRLSGSLLLTLLVTTVMMTTLVVGPFYLSRGLGLSSAMVGVALSVGPLLSAFSGVPAGRLVDRFGARRVVPGALLGLVCGCGLLALLPMSLGLPAYLLPVAVVAASYALFQAANNTGLMAGVSQNQRGVVSALLGLARNLGLITGAAAMGAVFAVATGDPTQAPAAVVASGLHITFAVAAALMGMALIISRTPIKCRSEPARDSVRPAKTSID; the protein is encoded by the coding sequence ATGTCCGAAGATTCCTTGAGCACCACCGCCCGCTGGGCGTTGACCAGTCTGGCGCTGTCGATGTTGATGCCGTCGCTGGACACCAGTATTGCCAACGCCGGGTTGCCCGTTCTGGCGGCAGCGTTTGAGGCGACGTTTCAGCAGGCACAGTGGATTGTGCTGGCCTATCTGCTGGCAATCACCACGCTGATTGTCAGCGTCGGGCGTCTGGGTGACGGCTTCGGTCGGCGTCGCCTGCTGTTGATCGGGATCGGTATTTTCACCGCAGCTTCATTGGCCTGCGCGCTGGCACCTGGACTGGCCTGGCTGATCGGTGCACGGGCGGTGCAAGGTGTGGGAGCGGCAATCATGTTCGCGTTGACCGTCGCGCTGGTGGCCGATGCGGTGCCCAAGACACGAGCGGGCAGTGCAATGGGGTTGCTGGCAACGATGTCAGCCACCGGCACGACCCTCGGGCCGTCGCTGGGTGGGTTGCTGATGGCGCATGCCGGCTGGCAGTCGATATTTCTGCTCAACGTGCCATTGGGCTTGCTCAATGCGTGGCTGGTTTATCGCTTTCTGCCGGCAGATCGAACGGTGCGCACGGGGGTTGCGTTTGATTATCTCGGTTCCGGGGTGCTGGTGTTGACGCTGGCTGCCTACGCGCTGGCGATGACGCTTGAAGGTTTCACGCTGGCGTTGCTGCTGTTGAGTCTGTGCGGTGTGAGCGTGTTCGTGATCGTCGAGATGAGGGCCAAGGCGCCGCTGATTCGCCTGTCCTTGTTCGCCGATTTGCGCCTGAGCGGCAGTCTGCTGCTGACGTTGCTGGTGACGACCGTGATGATGACCACGCTGGTGGTCGGGCCGTTTTATCTGAGTCGCGGATTGGGTCTGAGCAGCGCCATGGTCGGGGTGGCGTTGTCGGTGGGACCTCTGTTGTCGGCGTTCAGCGGAGTGCCCGCCGGTCGTCTGGTGGATCGCTTTGGCGCGCGGCGGGTGGTGCCTGGTGCCTTGCTCGGGCTGGTATGCGGCTGCGGATTACTGGCGTTATTGCCGATGAGTCTCGGACTGCCTGCTTATTTATTGCCAGTGGCGGTGGTCGCCGCCAGTTACGCCTTGTTCCAGGCCGCCAACAACACCGGGTTGATGGCCGGTGTCAGTCAGAATCAGCGCGGCGTGGTGTCGGCGTTGCTCGGGCTGGCGCGCAATCTGGGCCTGATCACCGGCGCTGCGGCGATGGGCGCGGTGTTTGCCGTGGCCACCGGCGATCCGACTCAGGCACCTGCTGCGGTTGTCGCCAGTGGCTTGCACATCACATTCGCCGTCGCGGCGGCATTGATGGGCATGGCCCTGATCATCAGCCGAACACCGATTAAATGTAGGAGTGAGCCTGCTCGCGATAGCGTCCGCCCAGCCAAAACCTCAATTGACTGA
- a CDS encoding LysR family transcriptional regulator codes for MFGPDLNLLITLDVLLREGSVARAAKSLRLSPSAMSRALARLRETTGDPLLVRAGRGLVPTPRALELRERVAHLVQEAEAVLRPADVLDPGQLQRTFTLRNTDGFVETFAAALLARIAEEAPDVRLRFVQKADKDSTPLREGRVDLETGVVDDSTDPTLHSRILFQDQWIGVVREGHPLSMGKISAKRFAGGQHILISRRGRSSGPVDDALLAVGLTRDIVTSFGGFSAALTLVRESDLIATVPQRHTSKLRTGLHSFALPFEMPEISVSMLWHPRMDADPAHRWLRNCVREVCA; via the coding sequence ATGTTTGGACCGGATCTGAACCTGCTGATCACCCTCGACGTGTTGCTGCGCGAGGGCAGCGTTGCCCGCGCCGCCAAATCTCTGCGCTTGAGCCCTTCGGCCATGAGTCGTGCTCTGGCCCGTTTGCGCGAAACCACCGGGGATCCATTGCTGGTGCGGGCCGGTCGTGGTCTGGTGCCGACGCCGCGAGCGCTGGAACTGCGCGAACGGGTCGCTCATCTGGTGCAGGAAGCCGAGGCGGTTTTGCGACCCGCCGACGTGCTCGATCCAGGCCAGTTGCAGCGCACGTTCACCCTGCGTAACACCGACGGTTTTGTCGAAACCTTCGCCGCCGCCCTGCTCGCGCGGATCGCTGAAGAGGCGCCCGACGTGCGCCTGCGCTTTGTGCAAAAAGCCGACAAGGACAGCACACCACTGCGCGAAGGCCGCGTGGATCTGGAGACCGGGGTGGTCGACGACAGCACTGACCCGACGCTGCACAGCCGCATCCTGTTTCAGGATCAGTGGATTGGCGTGGTGCGTGAGGGGCATCCATTGAGCATGGGCAAGATCAGCGCCAAACGCTTTGCCGGCGGCCAGCACATTCTCATCTCAAGGCGTGGGCGCAGCAGCGGCCCGGTCGACGACGCATTACTCGCCGTGGGGCTGACGCGGGATATCGTCACTTCATTCGGCGGGTTTTCGGCGGCGTTGACGCTGGTGCGTGAATCCGACCTGATCGCGACCGTTCCGCAACGTCATACGAGCAAGCTGCGCACGGGCCTGCACAGTTTCGCCCTGCCTTTCGAGATGCCGGAGATCAGCGTATCCATGCTCTGGCATCCGCGCATGGACGCCGACCCCGCGCACCGCTGGTTACGTAATTGCGTGCGGGAAGTCTGCGCCTAG
- a CDS encoding cell wall hydrolase, which produces MRLNGLLCCLVLTLLTGVASATDQAPIKEKAEEKAQVLEEKAADKPNAPPAAKSEAITPTEAQAVDPAGAAPLDDPITCLARSIYWEAKGKDTADMEGVASVVMNRLGHDGFPGTVCEVVKQGSETRSCQFSWWCDGKPDQVKEDAEYALAKEIAGKALNRQLTDRTHGALYFHDRNVHPSWAKEYRKTAETKKFLFYKPAGGDAR; this is translated from the coding sequence ATGCGATTGAACGGGTTGCTTTGCTGTCTTGTGTTAACCCTGCTGACCGGCGTGGCATCGGCCACCGATCAAGCCCCGATCAAGGAAAAGGCTGAAGAAAAAGCTCAGGTGCTGGAAGAAAAAGCCGCCGATAAACCCAACGCGCCGCCCGCGGCAAAATCCGAAGCGATTACCCCGACCGAAGCACAAGCGGTGGACCCGGCCGGTGCCGCGCCGCTGGACGATCCTATTACCTGTCTGGCGCGCAGTATCTATTGGGAAGCCAAGGGCAAGGACACGGCGGACATGGAAGGTGTCGCCAGCGTGGTGATGAACCGGCTCGGGCATGACGGCTTTCCCGGCACCGTCTGCGAAGTGGTCAAGCAGGGTTCGGAAACCAGGAGTTGCCAGTTTTCCTGGTGGTGCGATGGCAAGCCGGACCAGGTCAAGGAAGATGCCGAATATGCCTTGGCCAAGGAAATCGCCGGCAAGGCGCTCAACCGTCAACTCACCGATCGCACCCACGGTGCCTTGTATTTCCACGACCGTAATGTTCATCCGAGCTGGGCCAAGGAGTACCGCAAAACCGCTGAGACGAAAAAATTCCTCTTCTATAAACCTGCCGGCGGCGACGCGCGCTAG